The following are from one region of the Haloactinomyces albus genome:
- a CDS encoding MlaD family protein has protein sequence MNGRSIAGPLVKFLIFVLVTVLATGVLLITIANESFRSSESYSALFTDVTGLAEGDDVRIAGVKVGEVEDIRVVDHGTAKVRFSVSERRLPKSVTAAVKWRNLIGQRYIDLGRGAGPVDEFLDVGATIPVERTSPPLDLSALLGGFKPLFEALSPKDVNKLSFEIIQVLQGEAGTVESLLAHTASLTQTIAKKDKVIGQVISNLNSVLKTVNSRSTELSGLIVQLQKLVSGLAADRGSVGSAISALDGLTNTTAGLLTEARRPLRQDIAGLREVTENLNGHQALIERVLQNMPNKLETVSRTASYGSWFNFYLCKASGNVGIGEADLALPLMPVTQPRCRP, from the coding sequence ATGAACGGGCGTTCCATTGCCGGGCCGCTGGTGAAGTTCCTGATCTTCGTGCTGGTCACGGTGCTGGCCACCGGGGTCCTGCTGATCACCATCGCGAACGAGAGTTTCCGCTCCTCGGAGTCCTACTCGGCCCTGTTCACCGACGTGACCGGCCTGGCCGAGGGCGACGATGTACGGATTGCCGGGGTGAAGGTCGGTGAAGTGGAGGACATCCGGGTCGTCGACCACGGCACTGCCAAGGTCCGGTTCTCCGTGTCCGAACGCAGGTTGCCCAAGTCGGTGACGGCGGCGGTGAAATGGCGCAATCTGATCGGACAGCGCTACATCGATCTGGGGCGGGGCGCGGGCCCGGTCGACGAGTTCCTGGATGTGGGCGCGACGATTCCGGTCGAGCGCACCAGCCCACCACTGGATCTCAGCGCGCTGCTCGGTGGTTTCAAGCCGTTGTTCGAGGCGCTGTCCCCGAAGGACGTCAACAAGTTGTCCTTCGAGATCATCCAGGTGCTGCAGGGCGAAGCGGGCACGGTGGAAAGCCTGCTGGCACACACGGCTTCCCTGACGCAGACGATCGCCAAGAAGGACAAGGTGATCGGCCAGGTGATCAGCAATCTCAACAGCGTGCTCAAGACCGTCAATTCGCGGAGCACGGAACTGTCCGGGCTCATCGTGCAGTTGCAGAAACTGGTCTCGGGATTGGCGGCCGATCGTGGTTCGGTCGGTAGCGCCATCAGCGCGCTGGATGGACTGACCAACACCACGGCCGGATTGCTCACCGAAGCGCGGCGCCCGCTGCGTCAGGACATCGCGGGGCTGCGGGAAGTGACCGAGAACCTCAACGGGCACCAAGCTCTCATCGAACGGGTTCTGCAGAACATGCCGAACAAACTCGAGACCGTCTCGCGCACCGCGAGCTACGGTTCCTGGTTCAACTTCTACCTGTGCAAGGCCTCCGGAAATGTCGGTATCGGCGAGGCCGACCTGGCGCTGCCGTTGATGCCGGTGACTCAGCCGAGGTGCCGCCCATGA
- a CDS encoding MCE family protein translates to MSRLGSLPFTRTLALGCAFTLLVTAGAWWLFFGADERRLTAYFDSAVGVYEGSDVRVLGVHVGRIEVVQPQPERVRVEMTVQRDVRIPADAGAVVISPSVVSGRYVQLAPVYRGGPTMADGAVIPNKRTVTPVEIDRIYNSLNKLTTALGPQGANKDGALSELLKTGAANLEGNGELLSGTLKNLGRMSTTLSGSSEDLFTTVDKLQKFTSMLADNDGRVRRFNAQMREVNELLADQRDDLGSALSELALALGKVESFVRDNRAKLADNVEQLNSVAQVLVKQKAALRETLTNAPLALGNLQNSYNAASGTLDTRANINELNQPPIVLVCKLVKQTLPGSEQLAAQLPDGLADMCDRLEGVLGGAASLPTPAETISALQRGELPPMPLQILNSGGTAADSRQSTEGGGR, encoded by the coding sequence ATGTCCCGCCTCGGTAGCCTGCCGTTCACGCGGACACTGGCACTCGGTTGCGCATTCACGCTCCTCGTGACGGCAGGTGCGTGGTGGTTGTTCTTCGGCGCCGACGAGCGCCGCCTGACGGCATACTTCGACTCGGCCGTGGGCGTCTACGAAGGCAGTGACGTGCGGGTGCTGGGTGTGCACGTCGGTCGGATCGAGGTGGTCCAACCACAGCCGGAGCGGGTGCGGGTGGAGATGACCGTGCAACGCGACGTCAGGATTCCCGCCGATGCCGGAGCCGTGGTCATCTCCCCGAGCGTCGTGAGTGGTCGCTACGTGCAGCTTGCCCCCGTCTACCGGGGAGGTCCGACGATGGCGGACGGCGCGGTGATCCCGAACAAGCGCACCGTCACGCCCGTCGAAATCGATCGGATCTACAACAGCCTCAACAAACTGACGACAGCACTGGGACCACAGGGCGCGAACAAGGACGGAGCGCTCTCGGAGCTGCTCAAGACGGGGGCGGCCAACCTCGAAGGCAACGGCGAGTTGCTGTCCGGGACATTGAAGAATCTCGGTCGGATGAGCACGACATTGTCCGGCAGCAGCGAGGACCTTTTCACCACTGTGGACAAACTGCAGAAGTTCACCTCGATGCTGGCCGACAACGATGGCCGGGTTCGTCGGTTCAACGCCCAGATGCGCGAGGTCAACGAGTTGCTGGCCGACCAGCGCGACGACCTGGGCTCGGCACTGTCCGAGCTCGCCCTCGCATTGGGCAAGGTGGAGTCGTTCGTGCGGGACAACCGGGCGAAACTCGCCGATAACGTGGAGCAGTTGAACTCGGTGGCGCAGGTGCTGGTGAAACAGAAGGCAGCGCTGCGTGAGACCCTCACCAACGCCCCGCTGGCTCTGGGCAATTTGCAGAACTCCTACAACGCCGCATCCGGAACCCTGGACACACGGGCCAACATCAACGAGCTCAACCAGCCGCCGATCGTTCTGGTGTGCAAGCTCGTCAAGCAGACCCTACCGGGCAGCGAGCAGCTGGCCGCTCAGCTTCCGGACGGTCTGGCGGACATGTGCGACCGGTTGGAGGGAGTCCTCGGCGGTGCTGCGTCGCTGCCGACACCGGCGGAGACCATCTCGGCGTTGCAACGGGGTGAACTGCCGCCGATGCCGCTGCAGATCCTGAACAGCGGTGGCACAGCGGCCGATTCCCGGCAATCCACCGAAGGAGGTGGTCGGTGA
- a CDS encoding MlaE family ABC transporter permease: MTAPSSARFPGAGGLRETGKLFALALDVLRALPKRPFQIREFIQQCWFLAGVTILPTALVAIPFGAVIALQLGSLTRQLGAQSFTGAASVLAIIQQASPIVTALLIAGAGGSAICADLGSRKIREEIDAMEVLGVSPIHRLVVPRVLSAMLVAVLLNGMVSVVGVMGGYFFNVIMQGGTPGAYMASFGALAQLSDVWIGEIKALCFGFIAGVVAAYRGLNPPPGPKGVGDAVNQSVVITFLLLFAVNFILTTVYLQIVPPQGM, from the coding sequence GTGACCGCACCTTCATCGGCGCGGTTCCCCGGTGCGGGCGGGCTGCGCGAGACCGGCAAGCTGTTCGCGCTCGCACTCGACGTACTCCGGGCGCTGCCCAAACGCCCGTTCCAGATCCGCGAATTCATCCAGCAGTGCTGGTTCCTGGCCGGTGTCACCATCCTGCCGACCGCACTGGTGGCGATCCCGTTCGGCGCGGTGATCGCCCTGCAGCTCGGCTCGCTGACCCGCCAGCTCGGTGCGCAGTCGTTCACCGGTGCGGCCAGTGTCCTGGCGATCATCCAGCAGGCCAGCCCCATCGTGACCGCGCTGCTCATCGCGGGCGCAGGCGGTTCGGCGATCTGTGCGGACCTGGGCTCCCGCAAGATCCGCGAGGAGATCGACGCGATGGAAGTACTCGGCGTCTCGCCGATCCATCGTCTCGTGGTGCCGCGGGTGCTCTCGGCGATGCTCGTCGCCGTACTGCTCAACGGCATGGTCAGCGTGGTCGGCGTGATGGGGGGTTACTTCTTCAACGTCATCATGCAGGGCGGTACTCCGGGCGCCTATATGGCGAGTTTCGGCGCACTGGCGCAGCTGTCGGATGTGTGGATCGGTGAGATCAAGGCATTGTGCTTCGGGTTCATCGCCGGTGTGGTGGCTGCCTACCGAGGGTTGAACCCCCCGCCGGGACCGAAAGGCGTCGGTGATGCCGTGAATCAGTCGGTGGTGATCACGTTCCTGCTGCTGTTCGCGGTGAACTTCATCCTCACCACGGTGTATCTGCAGATCGTTCCACCGCAAGGGATGTGA
- a CDS encoding MlaE family ABC transporter permease gives MTTIPQRARRILRRPLEVLDDLGDQMSFYLRALAWIPKAITRYTREVLRLLAEVSFGSGALAVIGGTVGVMIGLTLFTGTVVGLQGYAALNQLGTSAFAGFISAYFNTREIAPLVAGLALSATVGSGFTAQLGAMRISDEIDAMEVMGIPSLPYLVTTRVIAGFIAVIPLYVLGLLTSYLAARTVTVQLYSQSAGTYDHYFNLFLPPGDVLWSFGKVLIFSVLVIMTHCYYGYRASGGPAGVGIAVGRAVRTAIVATALLDFFLSLAIWGTTTTVRIAG, from the coding sequence ATGACGACGATTCCTCAGCGCGCCCGCCGAATCCTGCGGCGCCCGCTGGAGGTACTCGACGATCTGGGTGACCAGATGTCGTTCTACCTGCGGGCACTGGCGTGGATACCGAAGGCGATCACCCGCTACACCCGGGAGGTGCTGCGCCTGCTGGCCGAGGTCAGCTTCGGCAGCGGTGCGCTCGCGGTGATCGGCGGCACGGTCGGCGTGATGATCGGTCTCACCCTGTTCACCGGCACCGTGGTAGGTCTGCAGGGCTACGCCGCCCTGAACCAGCTCGGCACGTCGGCCTTCGCCGGGTTCATCTCCGCCTACTTCAACACCCGTGAGATCGCTCCCCTGGTGGCGGGACTGGCCCTGTCGGCCACGGTCGGATCCGGATTCACCGCGCAACTCGGCGCGATGCGGATCTCCGACGAGATCGACGCGATGGAAGTAATGGGCATCCCGAGCCTGCCGTACCTGGTCACCACTCGGGTGATCGCGGGTTTCATCGCGGTGATCCCGCTGTACGTGCTGGGGCTGCTCACCTCGTACCTGGCGGCACGCACGGTGACGGTGCAGCTGTATTCCCAGTCCGCGGGCACGTATGACCACTACTTCAATCTGTTCTTACCTCCGGGGGACGTGTTGTGGTCCTTCGGCAAGGTGCTCATCTTCAGCGTGCTGGTGATCATGACGCACTGCTACTACGGCTATCGCGCCAGCGGTGGCCCGGCGGGTGTCGGTATCGCGGTGGGCCGTGCGGTGCGGACCGCGATCGTGGCCACCGCTTTGCTCGACTTCTTCCTCAGTCTCGCGATCTGGGGAACCACGACGACAGTTCGGATTGCCGGATGA
- the rplL gene encoding 50S ribosomal protein L7/L12 has protein sequence MAKMSNEELLDVFKEMTLLELSEFVKQFEETFDVTAAAPVAAAAPAAAAGPAAEEEEQDEFDVVLEDAGEKKINVIKVVREVISGLGLKEAKELVEGAPKPLLEKVDKEKADDAKAKLEESGAKITLK, from the coding sequence ATGGCCAAGATGAGCAACGAGGAACTGCTGGACGTCTTCAAGGAGATGACCCTCCTGGAGCTTTCGGAGTTCGTGAAGCAGTTCGAGGAGACCTTCGACGTCACCGCTGCGGCCCCGGTCGCGGCTGCGGCCCCGGCTGCCGCCGCTGGTCCGGCTGCCGAGGAGGAAGAGCAGGACGAGTTCGACGTCGTGCTCGAGGACGCAGGCGAGAAGAAGATCAACGTCATCAAGGTCGTCCGCGAGGTCATCTCCGGCCTCGGCCTGAAGGAGGCCAAGGAGCTGGTCGAGGGCGCTCCGAAGCCGCTGCTGGAGAAGGTCGACAAGGAGAAGGCCGACGACGCCAAGGCCAAGCTGGAGGAGTCCGGCGCCAAGATCACCCTCAAGTGA
- a CDS encoding Mut7-C RNAse domain-containing protein, whose amino-acid sequence MASDTAGTHPTLRVRPDRELWSFVAPRHRREQVLVRYDGTASLGHVVQSLGIPLTEVGALLVDGVPTEHSQRPGPAATVEIRPVERPQAIRAHFVLDVHLGTLARRMRLLGIDTAYRNDAEDGALIEQSAREERVLLSKDRGLLRRRALWSGAFVRGTRPAEQLADVLGRFAPGLNPWTRCLACNGELAAVAKSEVVDELEPGTRRCYDVYARCRSCGRVYWRGAHADKLDAIVAEARSMHPDRGEDGRG is encoded by the coding sequence ATGGCCTCCGACACCGCTGGTACGCATCCGACACTGCGAGTGCGGCCGGACCGTGAGCTGTGGTCGTTCGTGGCGCCGCGGCACCGGCGGGAGCAGGTCCTGGTGCGCTACGACGGCACAGCCTCGCTCGGGCACGTCGTCCAGTCGCTGGGGATTCCGCTGACCGAGGTCGGCGCCTTGCTGGTCGACGGAGTTCCCACCGAGCACTCGCAGCGGCCCGGGCCTGCGGCGACCGTCGAGATCCGGCCTGTCGAGCGTCCGCAGGCGATCCGTGCGCATTTCGTACTCGACGTGCACCTCGGGACTCTCGCGCGGCGGATGCGGCTGCTGGGTATCGATACCGCGTACCGCAACGATGCCGAGGACGGTGCGTTGATCGAGCAGTCGGCGCGGGAGGAACGCGTGCTGCTCAGCAAGGATCGCGGGCTGTTGCGGCGCCGGGCACTGTGGTCCGGGGCTTTCGTACGAGGTACGCGGCCCGCAGAGCAACTCGCGGACGTGCTGGGCAGGTTCGCGCCCGGGCTGAATCCGTGGACGCGGTGTCTTGCCTGCAACGGTGAGCTGGCGGCGGTGGCCAAGAGCGAGGTGGTCGACGAGCTGGAGCCGGGTACTCGGCGCTGCTATGACGTCTATGCGCGGTGCCGCTCGTGCGGGCGCGTGTACTGGCGTGGTGCGCATGCGGACAAACTCGACGCGATCGTGGCGGAAGCCCGCTCGATGCATCCTGATCGCGGAGAAGATGGGCGAGGCTGA
- a CDS encoding MCE family protein, producing the protein MTSFQKRDPLKTGAAGLLALALAFVLAMNFQSLPFVGGKTYVAHFSEAAGLTTDNVVRVAGVEVGSVTDVELDGDHVKVTFEVSDAWIGNRTHAAIKLGTLLGRKYLALDPRGSKELPSSEPIPLQRTMSPYDVIEAFSGLSKTVGDLDTEQLARSFRTLSETFSDTPEQVRGALKGLSALSETIAKRDQELKKLLDRTSKLAGTISARNAEIEKLLADGNRLLRELRARRDAIRSLLDGTRALSEQLTGLVDDNAAQIGPALTQLDKVTAMLQRNQDNLSRSIELMAPFTRLFSNVLGNGRWFDVYICGLLPPAAGPINREGCLP; encoded by the coding sequence ATGACCTCATTCCAGAAACGTGACCCACTCAAAACCGGTGCGGCCGGGTTGTTGGCGCTGGCACTGGCCTTCGTCCTGGCGATGAACTTCCAGAGCCTGCCGTTCGTCGGCGGCAAGACCTACGTTGCGCACTTCAGCGAGGCGGCCGGACTGACCACGGACAACGTGGTACGCGTTGCCGGGGTCGAGGTCGGCTCGGTCACCGACGTGGAACTGGACGGCGATCACGTCAAGGTCACCTTCGAGGTCTCCGACGCGTGGATCGGCAACCGGACCCATGCGGCGATCAAGCTCGGAACCCTGCTCGGCCGGAAATACCTGGCACTGGATCCACGAGGCAGCAAGGAACTACCGAGTTCCGAACCGATCCCGCTGCAACGCACGATGTCGCCCTACGATGTCATCGAGGCGTTCAGCGGACTGTCCAAAACGGTCGGAGACCTCGACACCGAGCAACTCGCCCGCAGCTTCCGCACCCTGTCGGAGACTTTCTCCGATACTCCCGAGCAGGTGCGTGGCGCCCTCAAGGGACTGTCCGCGCTTTCGGAGACGATCGCCAAGCGTGATCAGGAACTCAAGAAACTGCTGGACCGGACCAGCAAACTCGCGGGCACCATTTCGGCCCGCAATGCCGAAATCGAGAAACTGCTCGCCGACGGCAATCGGCTGCTCCGGGAACTGCGGGCCAGGCGGGACGCGATCCGGTCGTTGCTCGACGGCACTCGTGCGCTGTCCGAGCAACTGACCGGTCTGGTCGACGACAACGCGGCACAGATCGGCCCCGCGCTCACGCAACTGGACAAGGTCACCGCGATGTTGCAGCGCAACCAGGACAATCTCAGCCGCAGCATCGAGCTGATGGCCCCGTTCACCCGGTTGTTCTCCAATGTTCTCGGCAACGGCCGCTGGTTCGACGTCTACATTTGCGGCCTGCTGCCACCCGCTGCCGGCCCGATCAACCGGGAGGGGTGCCTGCCATGA
- a CDS encoding MCE family protein: MSAPRNQGRRVLTTVRRRLMGLALLMCMVLFVSLTVAIYQKAFKPVVDVMLHAESTGNQLRPRSEVKIRGVLVGKVREITTTDGGAKLHLALEPEKVDVIPANVSARLLPKTLFGERYVSLQMPENPAPRSLSEGDVITQDRTRGAIELQTVLADTLDTLEAIQPADLAATLNALSTALDGRGEQLGKTLSQLNTYLEGLNPSVPDLKRNLQELVGVARTYEEAAPDVLRALRNLTTTSRTLVEQREHLDALTKQVTRTSHDIRKFLETNEENLIRLNESARPTLDVLAKYAPEYPCLLRSLTGLVPRLNSAFGAGTKEPGLHITLEITSHRGKYEPNQDEPQYNDERGPRCYDFANAPKPFPQYPPDGPVKDGSSAPPAARTSNGGLNPPANGATDPDPASTSPQSASTGHAAGRALGIVNSPAERDFVSALMAPTMGVPPEKVPGWGSLLVGPLLRGAEVSYR, from the coding sequence ATGAGTGCCCCGAGAAACCAGGGTCGGCGAGTGCTGACCACCGTCAGGCGCCGGTTGATGGGACTGGCCCTGCTGATGTGCATGGTGCTGTTCGTCAGCCTGACCGTGGCGATCTACCAGAAGGCGTTCAAGCCGGTCGTCGACGTGATGCTGCATGCGGAATCCACGGGTAACCAGCTCCGGCCGCGTTCGGAGGTGAAGATACGCGGAGTCCTCGTGGGCAAGGTCCGGGAGATCACCACCACCGACGGCGGTGCCAAGCTGCATCTGGCGCTGGAGCCGGAGAAGGTCGATGTGATCCCGGCGAACGTGTCCGCTCGGCTACTGCCCAAGACACTGTTCGGTGAGCGTTACGTATCCCTGCAGATGCCGGAGAACCCGGCCCCGCGGAGCCTGTCCGAAGGGGACGTGATCACTCAGGACCGCACGCGCGGAGCCATCGAACTGCAGACGGTGCTCGCCGACACGCTCGACACGCTGGAAGCGATACAGCCTGCCGATCTGGCGGCCACGTTGAACGCGCTGAGCACGGCCCTCGACGGGCGTGGTGAGCAGCTCGGCAAGACCCTTTCGCAGCTCAACACCTACCTGGAGGGGTTGAATCCGTCGGTGCCGGACCTGAAGCGCAACCTGCAGGAACTCGTCGGTGTGGCCAGAACCTACGAAGAGGCCGCGCCGGATGTGCTGCGAGCGCTGCGGAATCTGACCACGACCTCGCGCACGCTGGTCGAGCAACGCGAACATCTCGATGCACTGACCAAGCAGGTGACCAGGACCTCGCACGACATCAGGAAGTTCCTCGAAACCAACGAGGAGAACCTGATCCGCCTGAACGAGTCGGCACGGCCGACGCTGGACGTCCTCGCCAAGTACGCACCGGAATACCCCTGCCTGCTCCGGAGTCTCACCGGGCTCGTACCGCGCCTGAACAGTGCCTTCGGTGCGGGAACCAAGGAGCCCGGACTGCACATCACGCTGGAGATCACCTCGCATCGCGGTAAGTACGAACCGAATCAGGACGAGCCGCAGTACAACGACGAGCGCGGGCCACGCTGTTACGACTTCGCCAACGCGCCGAAGCCGTTCCCGCAGTACCCGCCGGACGGTCCGGTCAAGGACGGATCGTCCGCCCCACCCGCTGCTCGGACCTCCAACGGCGGCCTCAACCCGCCTGCCAACGGGGCCACGGATCCGGATCCTGCGAGTACGTCACCGCAATCGGCGAGCACGGGACACGCCGCTGGCCGTGCTCTGGGCATCGTGAACTCTCCCGCCGAACGCGACTTCGTGTCCGCACTCATGGCCCCGACGATGGGAGTACCGCCCGAGAAGGTGCCGGGATGGGGGTCGCTGCTGGTCGGACCGCTGCTGCGTGGTGCTGAGGTGAGTTACCGATGA
- a CDS encoding ABC transporter ATP-binding protein produces the protein MGVEVAVEGLSKSFGAQTIWSDVTLTLPRGEISVLLGPSGTGKSVFLKSLVGLLKPEQGHVVINGVDVCSCSEHELYEIRKLFGVLFQDGALFGSMNLFDNIAFPLREHTRKGETEVRNVVLEKMEMVGLIGSETKLPGEISGGMKKRAGLARALVLDPEIILFDEPDSGLDPVRTAYLNQLIVDLNAQTDATFLIVTHDINTARTVPDNIGMLFRRNLAMFGPREVLLTSTEPAVEQFLNGRRQGPIGMSEEKDSGQAAAELAELGGDNGVPQLIPQLEISPGVPKRAAVQRRQDRVMANLQSLNPSAQREILNSLSSRERHRYGVADGAPAVDNGVPAAEVPAAEAEQPTEPVGPKPTPTPRPRTRSIPEQQPPWSQDSVDEQAPAGAPRRRWFGRKSNRGDNQ, from the coding sequence ATGGGCGTCGAGGTGGCCGTCGAGGGACTGTCGAAGTCTTTCGGTGCGCAGACCATCTGGTCCGATGTCACGCTGACCCTGCCGAGAGGTGAGATCAGCGTGTTGCTCGGGCCTTCGGGAACCGGGAAATCGGTTTTTCTGAAGTCGCTGGTCGGGTTGCTCAAGCCCGAGCAGGGTCACGTGGTCATCAACGGTGTGGATGTCTGCAGCTGCTCGGAACACGAGCTCTACGAGATCCGCAAGCTCTTCGGCGTGCTGTTCCAGGACGGCGCGTTGTTCGGGTCGATGAACCTGTTCGACAACATCGCGTTCCCGCTGCGGGAGCACACCCGCAAGGGAGAGACCGAGGTCCGGAACGTGGTGCTCGAAAAGATGGAGATGGTCGGGCTCATCGGCTCGGAGACGAAACTCCCCGGCGAGATCTCCGGCGGTATGAAAAAGCGCGCGGGCCTGGCCAGAGCACTGGTGCTCGACCCCGAGATCATTCTGTTCGACGAGCCCGATTCCGGCCTCGACCCCGTCCGCACCGCCTATCTGAACCAGCTCATCGTCGACCTCAACGCGCAGACCGACGCGACGTTTCTGATCGTCACCCACGACATCAACACGGCACGTACGGTGCCGGACAACATCGGGATGCTGTTCCGGCGCAACCTGGCCATGTTCGGCCCCCGGGAGGTACTGCTGACCTCGACCGAGCCCGCGGTCGAGCAGTTCCTCAACGGACGCAGGCAGGGCCCGATCGGCATGAGCGAGGAAAAGGACTCCGGTCAGGCGGCGGCCGAACTCGCCGAGCTCGGCGGCGACAACGGCGTACCGCAGCTCATTCCACAGCTGGAGATATCACCCGGTGTGCCCAAGCGGGCAGCCGTCCAGCGCCGCCAGGACCGGGTGATGGCCAATTTGCAGTCGCTGAATCCCAGCGCACAGCGGGAAATTCTCAACAGTCTCAGCTCGCGGGAGCGTCACCGCTATGGCGTGGCAGACGGTGCGCCTGCTGTCGACAACGGTGTGCCTGCCGCAGAGGTGCCTGCCGCCGAAGCCGAACAGCCGACGGAGCCCGTCGGACCGAAGCCCACGCCCACTCCGCGTCCTCGGACGCGGTCGATTCCCGAACAACAGCCCCCGTGGAGCCAGGACTCGGTGGACGAGCAGGCACCAGCCGGTGCACCTCGACGGCGGTGGTTCGGTCGTAAGAGCAACCGGGGTGATAACCAGTGA
- a CDS encoding MCE family protein has protein sequence MGSSRAFTVLTALTMVMLISGCGITEFRGIHSMPLPGGADLGNNPYRVTVHFRDVQDLVPNAGVRVNDVPVGRVTSVELAPKSWQAQVTLSVNNSVELPANATAAIRQSSLLGEKYVELAAPPKPVGHLDDGALIGIERTGRSPEVEEVLGALSLLLNGGGIAQIQNIAEELNAALDGREADVRSLLANLDELVSELDAQRDEITRALDSVNRLSATLKAQRADIDVALRELGPGLRVLNEQRDQLVTMLESLDELSGVATDVVNRTKQDLVHNLKSLQPVLRQLAAAGSNLPKAFELLFTFPFTDKSVQGIKGDYTNLYVKADLNLTRTLKNLGRSRQPIVRMPQPPSSAPPLPLPLASGADRSGQSPAAPSGDSRSAPSPGSGSAGGILGGLLGGN, from the coding sequence ATGGGTTCGTCGCGGGCGTTCACAGTGCTGACCGCGCTGACCATGGTCATGCTGATCAGTGGCTGCGGAATCACCGAGTTCAGAGGCATCCACAGCATGCCGTTGCCCGGTGGAGCCGATCTCGGGAACAACCCGTATCGGGTAACGGTGCACTTCCGGGATGTACAGGATCTCGTTCCCAACGCGGGGGTGCGGGTCAACGACGTTCCCGTCGGGCGGGTCACCTCGGTCGAACTGGCGCCGAAGTCATGGCAGGCCCAGGTGACCCTCTCCGTCAACAACAGTGTCGAGCTGCCCGCCAATGCCACCGCCGCGATCCGCCAGTCGAGTCTGCTCGGTGAGAAGTACGTCGAGCTCGCCGCGCCACCGAAGCCGGTCGGTCACCTCGATGACGGGGCACTGATCGGCATCGAACGCACCGGGCGAAGCCCCGAGGTCGAGGAGGTGCTGGGGGCGCTGTCCTTGCTGCTCAACGGCGGCGGTATCGCACAGATCCAGAACATCGCCGAGGAGCTCAACGCCGCGCTGGACGGCCGGGAGGCCGATGTGCGCAGCCTTCTGGCCAATTTGGACGAGTTGGTATCCGAGTTGGACGCGCAGCGGGACGAGATCACACGAGCTCTCGACAGCGTGAACAGGCTCAGCGCGACGCTGAAAGCGCAACGTGCCGATATCGATGTGGCGCTGCGCGAACTCGGCCCCGGGCTGCGGGTACTCAACGAACAGCGTGATCAGCTCGTGACGATGCTGGAATCGCTGGACGAGCTTTCCGGCGTGGCCACCGACGTGGTCAATCGGACCAAGCAGGACCTCGTGCACAACCTGAAATCGCTGCAGCCGGTGTTGCGCCAACTCGCCGCCGCGGGATCGAATCTGCCCAAGGCGTTCGAGCTGTTGTTCACCTTCCCCTTCACCGACAAGTCCGTGCAGGGCATCAAGGGTGACTACACGAATCTCTACGTCAAAGCGGATCTGAATCTGACCCGTACTCTCAAGAATCTGGGGCGCAGCAGGCAACCGATCGTCCGGATGCCGCAGCCGCCATCCTCGGCGCCGCCGCTGCCGTTGCCACTCGCGTCCGGTGCGGACCGCAGCGGGCAATCCCCCGCTGCTCCGTCCGGGGATTCCCGATCCGCGCCGTCTCCGGGTTCCGGCTCCGCCGGCGGCATCCTGGGCGGCCTGCTGGGAGGTAACTGA